From Streptomyces cyaneogriseus subsp. noncyanogenus, the proteins below share one genomic window:
- a CDS encoding sulfurtransferase, which translates to MNAIISASELAGEPAGGRPPVLLDVRWQLSLAKAAGAPDFDGRAEYAAGHIPGAVFVDLDRELAAAPGRGGRHPLPDLAEFGAAMRRAGVSAGRPVVVYDGGQGWAAARAWWLLRWTGHPDVRVLDGGLPSWQGPLSTETPDPAPGDFEPVAGASGLLDADAAAALARSGVLFDARAGERYRGEVEPIDRVGGHIPGAVSAPTTENVAPDGRFLPAEKLRARFEALGAAEGTEVGVYCGSGVSAAHEVLALAVAGIPAALYVGSWSEWSSDPTRPVAVGPDPR; encoded by the coding sequence ATGAACGCCATCATCTCCGCATCCGAACTCGCCGGCGAGCCGGCGGGTGGCCGGCCGCCGGTCCTGCTGGACGTCCGCTGGCAGCTCAGTCTCGCCAAGGCGGCCGGTGCGCCGGACTTCGACGGCCGCGCCGAGTACGCGGCCGGGCACATCCCCGGCGCGGTCTTCGTCGACCTGGACCGGGAGCTCGCCGCCGCGCCCGGCCGGGGCGGCCGGCACCCGCTGCCCGACCTCGCGGAGTTCGGTGCCGCCATGCGCCGGGCGGGTGTGTCCGCCGGCCGGCCGGTCGTCGTGTACGACGGCGGGCAGGGCTGGGCGGCGGCCCGCGCCTGGTGGCTGCTGCGCTGGACGGGTCACCCGGACGTGCGGGTCCTCGACGGCGGGCTGCCGTCCTGGCAGGGTCCGCTGTCGACGGAGACGCCCGATCCGGCGCCGGGCGACTTCGAGCCGGTCGCGGGGGCGAGCGGGCTCCTCGACGCGGACGCGGCGGCGGCGCTGGCGCGGTCCGGGGTGCTGTTCGACGCGCGGGCGGGGGAGCGGTACCGCGGTGAGGTCGAGCCGATCGACCGGGTCGGCGGGCACATCCCGGGTGCCGTCTCCGCGCCGACGACCGAGAACGTGGCGCCGGACGGCCGGTTCCTGCCCGCCGAAAAGCTGCGCGCCCGGTTCGAGGCGCTGGGCGCGGCCGAGGGCACCGAGGTGGGGGTCTACTGCGGCTCGGGTGTCTCCGCGGCCCATGAGGTGCTGGCACTGGCGGTGGCGGGCATTCCGGCGGCGCTGTACGTCGGCTCGTGGTCGGAGTGGTCGTCGGATCCCACGCGGCCGGTCGCCGTGGGACCGGACCCCCGGTAG
- the sepH gene encoding septation protein SepH gives MPELRVVAVSNDGTRLVLKAADSTEYTLPIDERLRAAVRGDRPRLGQIEIEVESHLRPRDIQARIRAGATAEEVAQLAGIPVERVRRFEGPVLAERAFMAERARKTPVRRPGENSGPPLGEAVQERLLLRGAEKDTVQWDSWRRDDGTWEVLLVYRVAGEPHSASWTYDPPRRLVQAVDDEARALIGESDDLAAPEPSFPFVPRIARLPRDRPLDRTLDRPSLPAQASEPPEESAGERDSLTSLLEAVPSFRGDLVVPERASESAEEPEDEPVAEEPPAPAASAGSAYADVLMPRSVGSHRDRLVGATDRQAEADGVRPGRRAAVPSWDEIVFGTRRKKQE, from the coding sequence ATGCCCGAACTGCGTGTCGTGGCCGTCTCGAATGACGGCACACGGCTGGTGCTGAAGGCTGCGGACTCAACGGAGTACACGCTTCCGATTGACGAACGGCTCCGCGCCGCCGTGCGCGGCGACCGTCCCCGCCTCGGCCAGATCGAGATCGAGGTGGAGAGCCATCTCCGCCCCCGTGACATCCAGGCGCGTATACGCGCAGGCGCGACCGCCGAGGAAGTCGCCCAACTGGCCGGCATCCCGGTGGAGCGCGTACGCCGCTTCGAGGGCCCCGTACTGGCCGAGCGCGCCTTCATGGCCGAGCGCGCCCGCAAGACGCCCGTACGCCGCCCCGGCGAGAACTCCGGTCCGCCCCTCGGCGAGGCCGTGCAGGAACGGCTGCTGCTGCGCGGCGCCGAGAAGGACACCGTCCAGTGGGACTCCTGGCGCCGCGACGACGGCACCTGGGAGGTGCTTCTGGTCTACCGGGTGGCGGGTGAACCCCACTCGGCGAGCTGGACGTACGACCCGCCCCGCCGGCTGGTCCAAGCGGTCGACGACGAGGCCCGCGCGCTGATCGGCGAGTCCGACGACCTCGCCGCGCCCGAGCCCAGCTTCCCGTTCGTCCCGCGCATCGCGCGCCTGCCGCGCGACCGGCCGCTGGACCGCACCCTCGACCGCCCCAGCCTGCCCGCACAGGCGTCCGAGCCTCCCGAGGAGAGCGCGGGCGAGCGGGATTCGCTGACGAGCCTGCTGGAGGCGGTGCCGAGCTTCCGGGGCGATCTGGTCGTCCCCGAACGCGCGTCGGAGTCCGCCGAGGAGCCGGAGGACGAACCGGTGGCGGAGGAGCCCCCGGCTCCCGCGGCCTCGGCCGGTTCCGCCTACGCCGACGTGCTGATGCCCCGCTCGGTCGGCAGCCACCGCGACCGCCTGGTCGGCGCCACCGACCGCCAGGCCGAGGCCGACGGGGTGCGCCCGGGGCGCCGGGCCGCGGTGCCCAGTTGGGACGAGATCGTCTTCGGGACACGCCGCAAGAAGCAGGAGTAA
- a CDS encoding D-arabinono-1,4-lactone oxidase, translating to MSSTASGKTSGKTGGRNATWRNWAGTVAARPAREVAPASAGELAEAVRRAAEDGLRVKAVGSGHSFTSIAATDGVLIRPHLLTGIRQVDRDAMTVTVEAGTPLKRLNAALAREGLSLANMGDIMEQTVAGATGTGTHGTGRDSASIAAQIKGLELVTADGSVLTCSERENPDVFAAARVGLGALGIVTAITFAVEPLFLLRAREEPMPFDRVLADFDELWAENEHFEFYWFPHTGNTNTKRNNRSAGPEQPVGRWKGWFEDEFLSNGVFQAANWVGRAVPATVPAIARVSSKALSARTYTDIPYKVFTSPRRVRFVEMEYAVPREAVVETLRELRAMVGRSRLRISFPVEVRTAPADDITLSTASGRETAYIAVHMFKGTPYRGYFTAAERIFTAHEGRPHWGKLHTRDAAYLSRVYPRFGQFTALRDRLDPDRRFQNDYLRRVLGP from the coding sequence TTGAGCAGCACAGCGAGCGGGAAGACGAGCGGGAAGACGGGCGGGAGGAACGCCACCTGGCGTAACTGGGCGGGCACCGTCGCCGCCCGTCCCGCGCGGGAGGTCGCTCCGGCCTCCGCCGGGGAACTGGCCGAGGCGGTGCGCAGGGCGGCCGAGGACGGGCTCAGGGTGAAGGCGGTCGGCAGCGGCCACTCCTTCACCTCGATAGCCGCCACGGACGGTGTGCTGATCCGTCCGCACCTGCTGACGGGCATACGGCAGGTCGACCGGGACGCCATGACGGTCACGGTGGAGGCGGGCACCCCGCTCAAGAGGCTCAACGCCGCCCTCGCGCGCGAGGGGCTGTCGCTGGCCAACATGGGCGACATCATGGAGCAGACGGTCGCCGGCGCCACCGGCACCGGCACTCACGGCACCGGCCGTGACTCCGCCTCGATCGCCGCCCAGATCAAGGGGCTGGAGCTGGTCACGGCCGACGGCTCGGTCCTCACCTGCTCCGAGCGGGAGAATCCGGACGTCTTCGCCGCCGCCCGCGTCGGCCTCGGCGCCCTCGGGATCGTCACCGCCATCACGTTCGCCGTCGAGCCGCTGTTCCTGCTCAGGGCCCGCGAGGAGCCCATGCCCTTCGACCGGGTCCTCGCCGACTTCGACGAACTGTGGGCCGAGAACGAGCACTTCGAGTTCTACTGGTTCCCGCACACCGGGAACACCAACACCAAGCGCAACAACCGCAGCGCGGGCCCGGAGCAGCCGGTGGGGCGGTGGAAGGGGTGGTTCGAGGACGAGTTCCTCTCCAACGGCGTCTTCCAGGCGGCCAACTGGGTCGGCCGCGCGGTGCCCGCCACCGTCCCGGCGATCGCGCGGGTCTCCAGCAAGGCGCTGTCCGCGCGGACCTACACCGACATCCCCTACAAGGTCTTCACCTCGCCGCGCCGGGTGCGGTTCGTGGAGATGGAGTACGCCGTCCCGCGCGAGGCCGTGGTCGAGACGCTGCGCGAGCTGAGGGCGATGGTCGGCCGTTCACGGCTGCGGATCAGCTTCCCCGTCGAGGTGCGCACCGCCCCGGCCGACGACATCACGCTCTCCACCGCCTCCGGCCGGGAGACGGCCTACATCGCCGTCCACATGTTCAAGGGCACGCCCTATCGGGGGTATTTCACCGCCGCCGAGCGCATCTTCACCGCGCACGAGGGCCGACCGCACTGGGGGAAGCTGCACACCCGGGACGCCGCGTATCTGTCCCGGGTGTATCCCCGTTTCGGGCAGTTCACGGCGTTGCGGGACCGTCTGGACCCGGATCGCCGGTTTCAGAACGACTACTTGCGGAGGGTTCTGGGGCCGTAG
- a CDS encoding MFS transporter: MPSPYRALFAAPGSKGFSAAGFLGRMPLSMMGVGVVTMVSQLTGRYGLAGALSATIALAAAVAGPQVSRLVDRHGQRRVLRPATLVALVAAAGLLAAAHWRWPDWVLFVCCAGVGCVPSVGAMVRARWAALYRGTPKLHTAYSFESVVDEVCFIFGPIISIGLSTAWFPEAGPLLAACFLAVGVFWLTAQRATEPVPHPREHRGGGSALRSRGLQVLVATFVATGAIFGAVDVVTVAFAEEEGHQAAASLVLALYAAGSCVAGMVFGLLHFAGAPERRWLLGVCAMAVSMIPLLLVGNLPFLAVALFVAGLSIAPTMITTMSLIEQHVPRAQLTEGMTWVSTGLAVGVALGSSAAGWVIDTAGARAGYVVPAVAGAVAVVVGFLGYRRLTRPAPRRGGTVEQHSEREDEREDGREERHLA; encoded by the coding sequence GTGCCCAGCCCCTACCGCGCCCTGTTCGCCGCCCCCGGCTCCAAGGGTTTCTCCGCCGCGGGCTTCCTCGGCCGTATGCCGCTGTCGATGATGGGCGTCGGCGTGGTCACCATGGTCTCGCAACTGACCGGGCGGTACGGGCTGGCCGGCGCCCTGTCGGCCACCATCGCGCTCGCCGCGGCGGTGGCGGGGCCGCAGGTCTCCCGGTTGGTCGACCGGCACGGGCAGCGGCGGGTGCTGCGCCCGGCGACGCTGGTGGCGCTCGTCGCGGCGGCCGGGCTGCTGGCGGCCGCGCACTGGCGGTGGCCGGACTGGGTGCTCTTCGTGTGCTGCGCCGGCGTCGGCTGCGTGCCCAGTGTGGGCGCGATGGTCCGGGCCCGCTGGGCGGCCCTGTACCGGGGCACCCCGAAGCTGCACACCGCGTACTCCTTCGAGTCCGTGGTGGACGAGGTGTGCTTCATCTTCGGGCCGATCATCTCCATCGGGCTGTCCACGGCGTGGTTCCCGGAGGCAGGGCCGCTGCTGGCCGCCTGCTTCCTGGCGGTCGGCGTCTTCTGGCTGACCGCGCAGCGCGCCACCGAGCCGGTGCCGCACCCGCGCGAGCACCGCGGCGGCGGCAGCGCGCTGCGCTCCCGCGGTCTTCAGGTCCTGGTGGCGACGTTCGTGGCGACGGGGGCGATCTTCGGGGCGGTCGACGTGGTCACCGTCGCCTTCGCAGAGGAGGAGGGGCACCAGGCCGCGGCCAGCCTCGTGCTCGCCCTGTACGCGGCGGGTTCCTGTGTGGCGGGCATGGTCTTCGGGCTGCTGCACTTCGCCGGGGCGCCGGAACGCCGCTGGCTGCTGGGCGTGTGTGCGATGGCCGTGAGTATGATCCCCCTCCTACTGGTCGGGAACCTGCCGTTTCTGGCCGTGGCGCTGTTCGTCGCGGGCCTGTCCATCGCACCCACGATGATCACGACGATGTCCCTGATCGAACAGCACGTACCACGCGCGCAGCTCACCGAGGGCATGACCTGGGTGAGCACCGGGCTCGCGGTCGGGGTGGCGCTGGGCTCCTCCGCGGCCGGCTGGGTGATCGACACGGCCGGGGCGCGCGCCGGATACGTGGTCCCGGCGGTGGCCGGGGCCGTCGCGGTCGTGGTCGGTTTCCTCGGGTACCGCCGGCTCACACGGCCGGCTCCGCGTCGGGGAGGGACCGTTGAGCAGCACAGCGAGCGGGAAGACGAGCGGGAAGACGGGCGGGAGGAACGCCACCTGGCGTAA
- a CDS encoding ferrochelatase, giving the protein MPDVLDATPYDALLLLSFGGPEGPDDVVPFLENVTRGRGIPKERLKEVGQHYFLFGGVSPINDQNRALLEALRKDFGEHGLDLPVYWGNRNWAPYLTDTLRDMVRDGHRRILVLATSAYASYSGCRQYRENLADALAALKAEGLELPKIDKLRHYFNHPGFVEPMIDGVVESLADLPEEVRDGAHIAFTTHSIPTSAADTSGPVEEHGDGGAYVRQHLDVARLIADAVRERTGVDHPWQLVYQSRSGAPHIPWLEPDICDHLEERHAAGVPAVVMAPIGFVSDHMEVLYDLDTEARAKAEELGLPVRRSATVGADPRFAAAVRDLVLERAAAERGRQVTPCALGALGASHDLCPVGCCPARTPRPAAAGADSPYV; this is encoded by the coding sequence ATGCCAGACGTGCTCGATGCCACCCCCTACGACGCCCTGCTCCTGCTCTCGTTCGGCGGCCCCGAAGGGCCGGACGACGTGGTCCCGTTCCTGGAGAACGTGACGCGCGGGCGCGGCATCCCCAAGGAACGCCTGAAGGAAGTCGGGCAGCACTACTTCCTCTTCGGCGGGGTCAGCCCCATCAACGACCAGAACCGCGCCCTGCTGGAGGCCCTGCGCAAGGACTTCGGCGAGCACGGCCTGGATCTGCCGGTCTACTGGGGCAACCGCAACTGGGCGCCGTACCTGACGGACACCCTGCGTGACATGGTCCGCGACGGCCACCGCCGCATCCTGGTCCTCGCGACCAGCGCCTACGCCTCCTACTCCGGCTGCCGCCAGTACCGCGAGAACCTCGCCGACGCCCTCGCGGCCCTCAAGGCCGAGGGCCTGGAGCTCCCGAAGATCGACAAGCTGCGGCACTACTTCAACCACCCCGGTTTCGTCGAGCCCATGATCGACGGGGTGGTGGAGTCCCTCGCCGACCTTCCCGAGGAGGTCCGGGACGGCGCGCACATCGCCTTCACGACCCACTCCATCCCGACCTCGGCCGCGGACACCTCCGGCCCGGTCGAGGAGCACGGCGACGGCGGCGCCTACGTCAGGCAGCACCTGGACGTCGCGCGGCTGATCGCCGACGCCGTCCGCGAGCGCACCGGCGTCGACCACCCCTGGCAGCTCGTCTACCAGTCCCGTTCCGGCGCCCCGCACATCCCGTGGCTGGAGCCCGACATCTGCGACCACCTGGAGGAGCGGCACGCCGCCGGCGTCCCTGCCGTGGTCATGGCCCCCATCGGCTTCGTCTCCGACCACATGGAGGTCCTGTACGACCTGGACACCGAGGCCAGGGCCAAGGCCGAGGAGCTCGGGCTGCCGGTGCGCCGCTCGGCCACCGTCGGCGCCGACCCGCGCTTCGCCGCCGCCGTCCGCGACCTCGTCCTGGAACGGGCCGCGGCCGAACGCGGCCGGCAGGTCACGCCCTGTGCCCTCGGCGCGCTCGGCGCCAGCCACGACCTGTGCCCGGTGGGCTGCTGCCCGGCCCGCACCCCCCGGCCCGCCGCCGCGGGTGCCGACAGCCCCTACGTGTGA
- a CDS encoding inositol monophosphatase family protein → MTDPLHSELLELARQAARRAGELLRDGRPADLAVAATKSSPVDVVTEMDIAAEKLITGLIAERRPDDGVLGEEGAATEGTSGVRWVVDPLDGTVNYLYGLPSWAVSIAAEQDGETVAGVVAAPMRGETYYAVRGGGAWATGAWDGARRLACRPAPPLEQALISTGFAYVAGVRARQAEIAGKVIPLVRDIRRGGSAAIDLCDVAAGRLDGYYERGLNPWDYAAGDLIAREAGALTGGRPSRRPSRELTIAAAPGVFEPLQGLLEDFGAWHD, encoded by the coding sequence GTGACCGACCCCCTGCACTCGGAACTGCTCGAACTGGCCCGGCAGGCCGCGCGCCGCGCGGGCGAGCTGCTGCGCGACGGCCGCCCCGCCGACCTCGCGGTCGCCGCCACCAAGTCCAGCCCGGTCGACGTGGTCACCGAGATGGACATCGCGGCCGAGAAGCTGATCACCGGGCTGATCGCCGAGCGCCGCCCGGACGACGGCGTCCTCGGTGAGGAGGGCGCCGCCACGGAGGGCACGAGCGGCGTCCGCTGGGTCGTCGACCCCCTCGACGGCACGGTGAACTACCTCTACGGCCTGCCGAGCTGGGCCGTGTCCATCGCCGCCGAGCAGGACGGCGAGACCGTCGCCGGTGTGGTCGCCGCCCCGATGCGCGGGGAGACGTACTACGCGGTCCGCGGCGGCGGCGCCTGGGCGACGGGGGCCTGGGACGGCGCGCGCAGGCTCGCCTGCCGGCCCGCGCCGCCCCTGGAGCAGGCGCTGATCTCGACCGGCTTCGCCTATGTCGCCGGGGTCCGCGCCCGCCAGGCCGAGATCGCCGGGAAGGTGATCCCGCTGGTGCGGGACATCCGGCGCGGCGGCTCGGCCGCGATCGACCTGTGCGACGTGGCCGCCGGCCGCCTCGACGGCTACTACGAGCGCGGGCTGAACCCGTGGGACTACGCCGCGGGTGACCTGATCGCCCGGGAAGCGGGCGCGCTGACCGGTGGACGCCCCTCCCGGCGGCCCTCGCGCGAACTGACCATCGCGGCCGCCCCGGGCGTCTTCGAGCCCCTCCAGGGCCTTCTGGAGGACTTCGGGGCCTGGCACGACTGA
- a CDS encoding response regulator transcription factor translates to MRVLVVEDEQLLADAVATGLRREAMAVDVVYDGAAALERIGVNDYDVVVLDRDLPLVHGDDVCRKVVELGMPTRVLMLTASGDVSDRVEGLEIGADDYLPKPFAFSELIARVRALGRRTSVPLPPVLERAGIKLDPNRREVFRDGREIQLAPKEFAVLEVLMRSEGAVVSAEQLLEKAWDENTDPFTNVVRVTVMTLRRKLGEPPVIVTVPGSGYRI, encoded by the coding sequence GTGCGCGTACTCGTCGTCGAGGACGAGCAACTGCTCGCCGATGCGGTGGCGACCGGACTTCGCCGGGAGGCCATGGCCGTCGACGTCGTGTACGACGGTGCGGCCGCCCTGGAGCGCATCGGCGTCAACGACTACGACGTGGTCGTCCTGGACCGCGACCTGCCGCTGGTCCACGGTGACGACGTGTGCCGCAAGGTCGTCGAGCTGGGCATGCCCACGCGCGTGCTGATGCTGACGGCCTCCGGCGACGTCAGCGACCGGGTCGAGGGCCTGGAGATCGGCGCCGACGACTACCTGCCCAAGCCCTTCGCCTTCAGCGAGCTCATCGCCCGGGTGCGGGCCCTGGGCCGGCGCACCAGCGTGCCGCTGCCGCCGGTCCTGGAGCGGGCCGGGATCAAGCTGGACCCCAACCGCCGCGAGGTCTTCCGCGACGGCCGGGAGATCCAGCTCGCGCCCAAGGAGTTCGCGGTCCTGGAGGTCCTCATGCGCAGCGAGGGCGCGGTCGTCTCCGCGGAGCAACTGCTGGAGAAGGCGTGGGACGAGAACACCGACCCGTTCACCAACGTGGTCCGGGTGACCGTCATGACGCTGCGCCGCAAGCTGGGCGAGCCGCCCGTCATCGTCACCGTCCCCGGCTCCGGATACCGGATCTGA
- a CDS encoding sensor histidine kinase, whose protein sequence is MATTPPPPQAPPKPTWDPRSAAPFPWLRPTIRIRLTLLYGGMFLIAGILLLSIIYLLAAQALNVGSDLPFKIVEGKVTSDVCNLPDQASPSTFNSAMNDCVNEQRQHALDSLLSRSLLALLGLAVIAFAFGYAMAGRVLSPLGRITRTARAVAGSDLSRRIELDGPDDELKELADTFDDMLERLQRAFTAQQRFVGNASHELRTPLAINRTLLEVHLSDPNAPVELQQLGKTLLATNERSEQLVEGLLLLARSDNQIIERKPVDVAEVATQAIDQVHAEAEAKGVRIRGERKPAVVQGNGVLLERIALNLVQNAVRYNVAENGWVEVTTDVQHGQAILVVSNTGPVVPAYEIDNIFEPFRRLRTERTGSDKGVGLGLSIVRSVARAHGGHISAQPREGGGLVVRVTLPV, encoded by the coding sequence GTGGCCACGACACCCCCGCCTCCCCAGGCACCCCCCAAGCCCACCTGGGACCCCCGCTCGGCCGCGCCCTTCCCGTGGCTGCGCCCCACCATCCGCATAAGGCTCACGCTGCTGTACGGCGGGATGTTCCTGATCGCCGGCATATTGCTGCTGTCGATCATTTATCTGCTCGCGGCGCAGGCGCTGAACGTGGGCAGCGACCTCCCGTTCAAGATCGTCGAAGGCAAGGTCACCAGCGATGTCTGCAACCTGCCTGATCAAGCCTCGCCGAGCACGTTCAACAGTGCGATGAACGACTGCGTCAACGAGCAGCGCCAGCACGCCCTGGACAGCCTGCTCAGCCGCTCGCTGCTGGCCCTGCTCGGGCTGGCCGTGATCGCCTTCGCCTTCGGCTACGCCATGGCCGGCCGGGTGCTGTCGCCGCTGGGGCGGATCACCCGCACGGCACGTGCGGTGGCCGGTTCCGACCTCTCCCGCCGCATCGAGCTGGACGGTCCGGACGACGAGCTGAAGGAGCTGGCGGACACCTTCGACGACATGCTGGAGCGGCTGCAGCGGGCCTTCACCGCTCAGCAGCGCTTCGTCGGCAACGCCTCGCACGAGCTGCGCACCCCGCTGGCGATCAACCGGACCCTCCTGGAAGTGCACCTGTCCGACCCGAACGCCCCGGTGGAACTCCAGCAGCTCGGCAAGACCCTGCTGGCCACCAACGAACGGAGCGAGCAACTGGTGGAGGGCCTGCTCCTGCTGGCCCGCAGCGACAACCAGATCATCGAGCGCAAGCCGGTGGACGTCGCCGAGGTGGCCACACAGGCCATCGACCAGGTGCACGCCGAGGCGGAGGCCAAGGGCGTGCGGATCCGCGGCGAGCGCAAGCCCGCGGTGGTCCAGGGCAACGGTGTGCTGCTGGAGCGGATCGCCCTGAACCTGGTGCAGAACGCCGTGCGCTACAACGTGGCCGAGAACGGCTGGGTCGAGGTCACCACCGACGTCCAGCACGGCCAGGCGATCCTGGTGGTGAGCAACACGGGGCCGGTCGTGCCGGCGTACGAGATCGACAACATCTTCGAGCCGTTCCGGCGGTTGCGGACCGAGCGCACGGGCAGTGACAAGGGGGTGGGCCTCGGCCTGTCCATCGTCCGGTCCGTGGCCCGGGCGCACGGTGGCCACATCTCCGCGCAGCCGCGAGAGGGAGGAGGGCTCGTGGTGCGGGTCACCCTGCCGGTCTGA
- a CDS encoding DUF4193 domain-containing protein, whose translation MATDYDTPRKTDDDVDSDSLEELKARRNDKSASAVDVDEFEAAEGLELPGADLSNEELAVRVLPKQQDEFTCMSCFLVHHRSQLAREKNGQPICRDCD comes from the coding sequence ATGGCAACCGATTACGACACTCCACGCAAGACCGACGACGATGTCGACTCGGACAGTCTCGAAGAGCTGAAGGCCCGGAGGAACGACAAGTCCGCCTCGGCGGTGGACGTCGACGAGTTCGAGGCCGCCGAGGGCCTGGAGCTTCCCGGCGCCGACCTCTCGAACGAGGAGCTGGCGGTCCGGGTGCTCCCGAAGCAGCAGGACGAGTTCACCTGCATGAGCTGCTTCCTGGTGCACCACCGCAGCCAGCTGGCCCGGGAGAAGAACGGCCAGCCGATCTGCCGCGACTGCGACTGA
- a CDS encoding DUF3093 domain-containing protein encodes MQLAAAPYEERLTAPRSWWLISFLVGVSAALILLPFGTLPMLGGLAGGTAVAAVAASAYGSVRIRVVGDSLIAGDARIPVAALGEAEILDAEEARAWRTHKADTRAFLLLRAYIPTAVRVPVTDPQDPTPYLYLSTREPELLAQALRAAKAEAETEA; translated from the coding sequence ATGCAGCTTGCCGCCGCCCCGTACGAAGAACGCCTGACCGCGCCCCGCTCCTGGTGGCTGATCTCTTTCCTGGTGGGGGTCTCGGCCGCCCTGATCCTGCTGCCGTTCGGCACGCTGCCGATGCTCGGCGGCCTCGCCGGCGGCACGGCGGTGGCCGCGGTGGCGGCCAGCGCCTACGGCTCCGTCCGCATCCGTGTGGTGGGCGACTCGCTGATCGCGGGCGACGCGCGGATCCCGGTCGCGGCGCTGGGCGAGGCGGAGATCCTGGACGCCGAGGAGGCCCGGGCCTGGCGCACGCACAAGGCCGACACCCGCGCCTTCCTGCTGCTGCGCGCCTACATCCCGACGGCGGTGCGCGTACCGGTCACCGATCCGCAGGACCCGACCCCGTACCTGTACCTGTCGACCCGCGAACCGGAGCTCCTGGCGCAGGCCCTGCGCGCGGCGAAGGCGGAGGCGGAGACGGAGGCATAG
- a CDS encoding PaaI family thioesterase: MSGTSAALQPPAGAVRPVRHPDAPPPGELLGAHYGQCFGCGGEQPHGLHLQARAGEGVSITAEFTVRPAHQGAPGLAHGGVLASALDETLGSLNWLLRTIAVTGRLETDFLLPVPVGTTLHLEAEVTAVAGRKIYSTATGRIGGPDGPVAVRADALFVEVKVDHFVEHGREEEIRAAMDDPDQVRRARAFEVNP; encoded by the coding sequence GTGAGTGGTACTTCCGCAGCTCTTCAGCCTCCCGCCGGTGCGGTGCGCCCCGTGCGCCACCCCGATGCGCCCCCGCCCGGCGAGCTCCTCGGCGCCCACTACGGCCAGTGTTTCGGCTGCGGCGGTGAGCAGCCGCACGGACTGCACCTCCAGGCGCGGGCCGGCGAAGGCGTGTCGATCACCGCCGAGTTCACCGTGCGGCCCGCCCACCAGGGCGCCCCCGGCCTCGCCCACGGCGGGGTGCTGGCCAGCGCCCTGGACGAGACGCTCGGCTCCCTCAACTGGCTGCTGCGCACGATCGCGGTGACCGGGCGCCTGGAGACCGACTTCCTGCTGCCCGTGCCCGTCGGCACCACGCTGCACCTGGAGGCCGAGGTGACGGCCGTGGCCGGGCGGAAGATCTACTCCACCGCCACCGGCCGGATCGGCGGCCCGGACGGCCCCGTCGCCGTCCGCGCCGACGCGCTCTTCGTCGAGGTGAAGGTCGACCACTTCGTGGAGCACGGCCGCGAGGAGGAGATCCGGGCCGCCATGGACGACCCGGATCAGGTACGGCGTGCGCGTGCCTTCGAGGTGAACCCGTGA
- the dut gene encoding dUTP diphosphatase, which translates to MTAAGRDPVDVLIRRVDPDVPLPTYEHPGDAGADLRTTVACELAPGERAVLPTGVSVALPEGYAAFVHPRSGLAARCGVALVNAPGTIDAGYRGEIKVIVVNLDPREPVRFERFDRIAQLVVQQVERVRFRQVAELPDSARAEGGFGSTGGHAAVDRKDGASGTSGHAAEGGATGGNRYASVVSDREGQ; encoded by the coding sequence GTGACCGCCGCCGGCCGTGACCCCGTGGACGTGCTGATCCGCCGCGTCGATCCGGACGTACCGCTTCCGACGTATGAGCACCCCGGCGACGCGGGGGCCGATCTGCGCACCACCGTCGCCTGCGAACTCGCCCCCGGCGAGCGGGCCGTGCTGCCCACGGGCGTGTCTGTGGCGCTCCCCGAGGGGTACGCGGCCTTCGTGCACCCGCGCTCCGGTCTCGCCGCCCGTTGCGGTGTCGCCCTCGTGAATGCCCCGGGGACGATTGATGCCGGGTACCGTGGGGAGATCAAGGTGATCGTGGTGAATCTCGACCCGCGCGAGCCGGTGCGGTTCGAGCGCTTCGACCGGATTGCCCAACTGGTCGTCCAGCAGGTCGAGAGGGTCCGCTTCCGCCAGGTCGCGGAGCTTCCCGACTCGGCGCGGGCCGAGGGGGGCTTCGGGTCCACCGGCGGCCATGCGGCGGTGGACCGGAAAGACGGCGCGAGCGGCACCAGCGGTCATGCCGCCGAGGGCGGCGCGACGGGTGGGAATCGATACGCTTCGGTCGTATCCGACCGGGAAGGACAGTGA